The Deltaproteobacteria bacterium genome segment GATATAACTGAGCGTGAGGCGGTTGCAAAGGGGAGTGTCTTTATGCAGCAAGGCACATTGAAAGTTGTTCTGGCAAATGAGATTAAAAAGGGAGATGTCCTTGGTGTTGCAATGATTGCCGGCATTATGGCAGCGAAAAAGACGGGTGAGATGATACCCCTGTGCCATCCCCTGAATATAACCTCTGTAGATATATCATTTGAACCGGTACGAGACAAAAATTGTATTGATATAACTGCAACTGTGAAGGTTTCCAGCCAA includes the following:
- the moaC gene encoding cyclic pyranopterin monophosphate synthase MoaC; its protein translation is MPKLTHIDKKGKAKMVDVTAKDITEREAVAKGSVFMQQGTLKVVLANEIKKGDVLGVAMIAGIMAAKKTGEMIPLCHPLNITSVDISFEPVRDKNCIDITATVKVSSQTGVEMEALTAVSVAALTIYDMCKAIDKGMTISNIRLMKKTGGKSGTYIRKN